Proteins from a genomic interval of Staphylococcus debuckii:
- the rbsD gene encoding D-ribose pyranase, with protein MKKTPLLNSQVSQAVATIGHFDLLTINDAGMPIPNDERRIDLAVTKELPRFIDVLETVLTEMEIQKIYLAEEIKMYNPEQLKAIKELIDEDVEIEFIPHSQMKEYLRHPLNKGNIRTGEITPFSNIILESNVTF; from the coding sequence ATGAAGAAAACACCTTTACTTAATAGTCAGGTTTCTCAAGCAGTAGCGACAATAGGTCATTTCGATTTATTAACGATTAATGATGCAGGCATGCCGATTCCAAATGATGAACGTCGTATTGATTTGGCAGTAACTAAAGAATTGCCGCGTTTTATTGATGTCCTAGAAACAGTGTTGACTGAAATGGAAATTCAGAAGATATATCTAGCGGAAGAGATTAAAATGTATAATCCAGAACAATTAAAGGCAATTAAAGAATTGATTGATGAGGATGTCGAGATTGAGTTCATTCCACATTCACAAATGAAGGAATATTTAAGACATCCATTAAACAAAGGGAACATACGTACAGGAGAAATCACACCGTTTTCTAATATTATTTTGGAATCTAATGTGACATTTTAA
- a CDS encoding acyl-CoA dehydrogenase family protein: MSHKEEVLKELYPEDIMNISKGLTEGEIKVLKQLDDVLESKFRKDINRHWADATIPEGFFEEMGKLQYFTNPLLFEGREGAKTPSQLFQFFLSYTIGRFDVSLITLLGVHQGLGHNAFLFGGSKEQVAKYVPKLQSHELRTCFALTEPDHGSDVAGGLETVAEKKGDKWIINGSKKWIGGANVADVMPVFAVNKETGKPHCFVIRPEQEGVDIEVLQDKIALRIVPNALITFKNVEVSEEERLQNINSFKDIAKILYSTRAGVAYMATGGIAGTLRATLDYVKQRKQFGKSISHYQLVQEKLAMIQGNLAQAMSTCAALARMQEHGEYDEVATSAAKMMNALRYRESAAMGRGITGGNGILAGEYDIARFFSDAEAVYTYEGTHEINALVIGRALTGESAFV, encoded by the coding sequence ATGAGCCACAAAGAAGAAGTGTTAAAAGAATTGTATCCAGAAGACATTATGAATATTTCTAAGGGGTTAACAGAGGGAGAAATAAAGGTACTCAAGCAATTAGATGATGTGTTAGAAAGTAAATTCCGTAAAGATATTAATCGACATTGGGCTGATGCGACCATCCCGGAAGGATTCTTCGAAGAAATGGGCAAGCTGCAGTACTTCACTAACCCATTACTTTTCGAAGGACGCGAAGGTGCCAAGACACCGAGCCAGCTCTTTCAATTCTTTTTATCTTATACTATCGGACGTTTTGATGTTTCACTCATTACTTTACTCGGGGTGCATCAAGGCTTAGGACACAACGCTTTCTTATTCGGAGGCAGTAAAGAACAAGTCGCTAAATACGTCCCGAAATTACAATCGCATGAGTTACGTACTTGTTTCGCATTGACAGAACCTGATCATGGTTCAGATGTCGCAGGCGGGCTTGAAACGGTAGCTGAAAAGAAAGGCGATAAGTGGATTATTAATGGTTCTAAAAAGTGGATCGGCGGCGCTAATGTCGCAGATGTCATGCCGGTCTTTGCGGTAAATAAAGAAACCGGCAAACCTCATTGCTTTGTCATACGCCCTGAACAAGAAGGCGTTGATATTGAAGTGTTGCAAGATAAAATCGCCTTACGCATTGTACCGAATGCACTTATCACATTCAAAAACGTAGAAGTCAGTGAAGAGGAGCGCTTGCAAAACATCAACAGCTTTAAAGATATTGCGAAAATCCTCTACTCTACACGTGCCGGAGTGGCCTACATGGCTACAGGAGGCATAGCCGGAACTTTACGCGCCACTTTAGATTATGTGAAACAACGTAAACAATTCGGTAAATCTATCAGCCACTACCAGTTAGTGCAAGAAAAACTGGCGATGATTCAAGGCAATTTAGCTCAAGCGATGTCTACCTGTGCCGCTTTAGCACGTATGCAAGAACATGGCGAGTATGATGAAGTCGCAACTTCTGCAGCGAAAATGATGAACGCTTTAAGATATCGTGAATCGGCTGCGATGGGACGCGGTATCACAGGAGGTAACGGTATCTTAGCAGGTGAATACGACATTGCACGTTTCTTCTCAGATGCAGAGGCTGTCTATACGTATGAAGGTACACATGAAATCAACGCCCTCGTCATCGGTCGTGCACTCACTGGAGAATCTGCTTTTGTTTAA
- a CDS encoding class I adenylate-forming enzyme family protein: MNFDWIKTRSDFDEQKPAVIDPFKGTEWTYQDLNIRAENLANYLTDQGIKRGDVVGIFAPNDVAVIDLMAASFKTGIIFLPMNWRLNPKEIAGIVEDSGLKLLFYAEKHLSSLTLVDPELLHMDIDSKAYNDMTNPKHYRPFQSVSVEPDDIAALIYTSGTTGTPKGVMFSYESFMNNGANIQLTYRLNSDYTTIIGTPMFHVLGFNDTVLPSMMAGATLILQRYFEGEAMNQLIAKYHPDFLIMIPTMFYSTIRQDNFNPEDFKAIKYVIQGGSHPLPSIQEAFKKYGINIINGYGLTEAPLVVVNTPDNAQAKPMSIGKAVMFVDARILDEDHNDLGTDEIGELAIKARNITPGYWNRPDETAEILQDGYLLTGDLAKKDEDGDLYIIDRKKEMIITGGENVIPSEVETALAKHPLVDRCVVVGYNDPKFGESIGAAVILREDDPDYAEKLDAHMREYLAGYKVPKMYEPVETMPLNTTQKPDKLRITEIMNEKAQKHLEANQ; the protein is encoded by the coding sequence ATGAATTTCGATTGGATTAAAACAAGATCAGATTTTGATGAACAGAAACCCGCAGTGATTGACCCGTTCAAAGGCACAGAATGGACGTACCAAGATTTAAATATCCGTGCTGAGAATTTAGCGAACTATCTTACAGACCAAGGTATCAAACGAGGTGACGTCGTCGGTATCTTTGCACCAAATGATGTAGCGGTTATTGATTTAATGGCCGCTTCCTTCAAAACAGGCATTATCTTCTTACCGATGAACTGGCGACTCAACCCGAAAGAAATTGCTGGCATCGTAGAAGATTCTGGATTGAAATTACTCTTTTACGCTGAAAAGCATTTAAGTTCACTTACACTGGTGGATCCAGAACTGTTGCATATGGATATCGATTCGAAAGCCTATAACGATATGACGAATCCGAAACATTACCGTCCGTTCCAATCAGTCTCTGTGGAACCTGACGATATTGCTGCATTAATTTATACAAGCGGTACTACAGGCACACCAAAAGGCGTCATGTTCTCTTATGAATCCTTTATGAATAATGGCGCTAACATTCAACTCACATATCGACTCAACTCAGACTATACTACTATCATCGGAACTCCGATGTTCCACGTACTTGGCTTTAACGATACTGTGCTTCCTTCAATGATGGCCGGTGCAACGTTAATCTTACAACGCTATTTTGAAGGCGAAGCGATGAATCAATTAATTGCCAAATACCATCCAGATTTCCTCATCATGATTCCTACGATGTTTTACAGCACGATTCGCCAAGACAACTTCAATCCTGAAGATTTCAAAGCTATCAAATATGTCATTCAAGGCGGTTCTCACCCACTTCCGAGTATCCAAGAAGCGTTCAAGAAATATGGCATTAATATCATCAATGGTTACGGCTTAACCGAAGCACCGCTCGTCGTGGTTAATACACCTGATAATGCACAAGCTAAACCTATGAGTATTGGCAAAGCTGTCATGTTTGTAGATGCCCGTATCTTAGATGAGGATCACAATGACTTAGGTACAGATGAAATCGGCGAGCTTGCCATTAAAGCGCGTAATATCACACCAGGTTATTGGAATCGACCCGACGAAACAGCTGAAATCTTACAAGACGGCTATCTCTTAACTGGCGATTTAGCGAAGAAGGATGAAGACGGCGACCTTTACATCATTGACCGTAAAAAAGAAATGATTATTACAGGCGGCGAAAATGTTATTCCTTCTGAAGTAGAAACAGCTTTAGCGAAGCACCCGCTTGTCGACCGTTGCGTAGTAGTTGGCTACAATGACCCGAAATTTGGAGAATCTATCGGAGCTGCAGTTATTTTACGCGAAGACGATCCAGATTACGCAGAGAAACTCGATGCACATATGCGTGAATATTTAGCAGGTTACAAAGTACCGAAGATGTATGAACCGGTAGAAACTATGCCTTTAAATACGACGCAGAAACCCGATAAATTAAGAATCACTGAAATCATGAATGAAAAAGCACAAAAGCATTTAGAAGCGAATCAGTAA
- a CDS encoding thiolase family protein has product MREAYIVAYGRSAVAKAKNGAFVHERPDDVAAKVLKGVLERVDGNFKPEMVEDVIVGTAFPEGLQGMNTARTIALRAGLPDSVPGQTVNRYCSSGLQTIATAANEIIAGQGDVLVAGGIEFMGAVPMGGNEPTNNPTLQEEDAGVSYPMGLTAENVADQYNVSRNEQDQYAVQSHQRAAQAQADGKFEDEIIPIEVNTVEYTEKGPKVGQETFSQDEFIRPETSEEILATLPTVFKRDGTVTAGTSAPLSDGTGFVVLMSGDKVKELGVTPIARFVGFKAVGVDPKVMGIGPAYAIPEVLSLTDLSIDDIDLIELNEAFASQTVASIREVKLNTDITNVNGGAISLGHPLGATGAILTARLLSEMKKRPDTKYGMVSMCIGAGMGAAGIFEYVR; this is encoded by the coding sequence ATGCGAGAAGCATATATTGTAGCTTATGGACGTTCAGCAGTAGCCAAAGCCAAAAACGGCGCATTTGTCCATGAAAGACCAGATGATGTAGCGGCGAAAGTCTTGAAAGGTGTATTAGAACGTGTAGACGGCAACTTTAAACCTGAAATGGTTGAAGATGTCATTGTCGGCACTGCCTTTCCCGAAGGATTACAAGGTATGAATACCGCACGTACGATTGCTTTGCGTGCAGGCTTGCCTGATAGTGTACCCGGCCAAACTGTTAATCGTTACTGCTCTTCCGGGTTACAAACTATTGCGACTGCGGCCAATGAAATTATAGCCGGTCAAGGCGATGTCTTAGTCGCTGGCGGCATTGAATTTATGGGAGCTGTACCCATGGGCGGCAATGAGCCAACGAATAACCCTACATTGCAAGAAGAAGACGCCGGGGTGTCTTACCCTATGGGACTGACAGCTGAAAATGTAGCCGACCAATACAACGTTTCACGTAATGAACAAGATCAATATGCAGTACAAAGTCATCAACGTGCAGCCCAAGCACAAGCTGACGGCAAGTTCGAAGATGAAATTATCCCAATTGAAGTCAATACTGTCGAATATACTGAGAAAGGGCCGAAAGTCGGACAAGAAACCTTCTCTCAAGATGAATTCATTCGTCCAGAAACGAGTGAAGAAATCTTAGCCACTTTACCAACCGTGTTTAAGAGAGACGGCACAGTGACTGCTGGGACTTCTGCTCCTCTTTCAGATGGCACTGGATTTGTGGTACTGATGTCTGGAGATAAAGTCAAGGAGCTAGGTGTCACTCCTATTGCACGCTTTGTAGGATTTAAAGCAGTCGGTGTGGATCCTAAAGTTATGGGTATCGGTCCTGCATATGCAATACCAGAAGTGTTATCACTGACTGACCTGTCCATTGATGATATCGACTTAATTGAGTTAAATGAAGCCTTTGCCTCTCAAACTGTAGCTTCTATTAGAGAAGTCAAACTTAATACAGATATTACCAATGTGAATGGCGGCGCAATTTCCTTAGGTCACCCTTTAGGCGCAACCGGTGCCATATTAACTGCACGCTTACTCTCAGAAATGAAAAAACGCCCCGATACAAAATATGGCATGGTGTCCATGTGTATCGGAGCAGGTATGGGTGCAGCTGGAATATTCGAATATGTGAGATAG
- the rbsK gene encoding ribokinase has protein sequence MANKVVILGSTNVDQFLTVERYAKPGETLHVEKGQQSYGGGKGANQAIATARMNADTTFISKVGKDGLAEFMFADFKEAGMNINYILESETEDTGQAFITVDAEGSNTIYVYGGANMAITPEDVDKAASEIKHADYIVAQLEVPVPAIIQAFKIARAAGVTTILNPAPAETLPEELLGLIDVIIPNEFEAENLSGIPVTDEKSMAQNADYFLGLGIKVVVITLGEQGTYYAVEGDSGLVQAYTVQAVDTTAAGDTFIGAFVSRFDVDTMNLVETIDYANKAASLTVQKPGAQASIPLANEVDEI, from the coding sequence ATGGCAAACAAAGTTGTAATTTTGGGGTCAACAAATGTTGATCAATTCTTAACTGTAGAACGTTATGCGAAACCTGGGGAAACGTTGCATGTGGAAAAAGGACAACAATCATACGGCGGCGGTAAAGGTGCTAATCAAGCAATTGCGACAGCGCGTATGAATGCTGATACAACGTTTATTTCTAAAGTCGGTAAAGATGGTTTGGCAGAATTTATGTTTGCTGATTTTAAAGAAGCGGGCATGAATATTAATTACATTTTAGAATCTGAAACAGAGGATACAGGGCAAGCATTTATTACAGTTGATGCAGAAGGCAGTAATACAATTTATGTATATGGCGGTGCGAATATGGCGATTACGCCTGAAGATGTGGATAAAGCCGCTTCAGAAATTAAACATGCAGATTATATCGTTGCACAATTAGAAGTGCCGGTTCCTGCTATTATCCAAGCCTTTAAAATTGCGAGAGCAGCAGGTGTGACAACGATATTAAATCCTGCGCCGGCTGAAACATTACCAGAAGAATTATTAGGACTGATTGATGTCATTATCCCTAATGAATTTGAAGCTGAAAACTTATCTGGCATCCCAGTGACAGATGAAAAGTCTATGGCACAAAATGCAGACTATTTCTTAGGGTTAGGTATCAAAGTTGTGGTTATTACTTTAGGAGAACAAGGAACATATTATGCCGTAGAAGGCGATTCAGGTCTTGTACAAGCTTATACAGTACAAGCAGTAGATACGACAGCAGCAGGCGATACCTTTATCGGTGCCTTTGTCAGCCGTTTCGATGTGGATACTATGAACTTAGTTGAAACAATTGATTATGCCAATAAAGCAGCTTCGCTTACTGTTCAGAAACCTGGTGCGCAAGCTTCTATACCATTAGCAAATGAAGTAGATGAAATTTAA
- the rbsU gene encoding ribose/proton symporter RbsU — protein sequence MNMVALLIGLGPLLGWGLFPTIASKFGGKPVNQIIGTTVGTLIFASVFYAFTARDFPTGMDLFFAILSGAGWSFGQILTFKAFEYIGSSRAMPVTTAFQLLGASLWGVFALGNWPGVTNKIIGFIALIVILIGARMTVWSEKSEATDSGNLRKAVIILLIGEIGYWLYSAAPQATDIGGKNAFLPQAIGMLLVAVIYGLMNVKKDNPFTNKITWLQIISGFFFAFAALTYLISAQPNMNGLATGFILSQTSVVLATLTGIYFLNQRKTSKEMVITVVGLILILAAATVTVFIK from the coding sequence ATGAATATGGTAGCACTATTAATTGGCTTAGGGCCTTTGCTAGGTTGGGGTTTATTTCCAACAATCGCATCGAAATTCGGCGGTAAACCTGTTAACCAAATTATAGGAACCACGGTTGGTACTTTAATTTTTGCAAGTGTCTTTTACGCATTTACGGCTAGAGACTTTCCGACTGGAATGGATTTGTTCTTTGCAATTTTGTCAGGAGCAGGTTGGAGTTTCGGTCAAATCTTAACCTTTAAAGCATTTGAATACATCGGTTCATCACGTGCGATGCCGGTGACAACCGCCTTTCAATTATTAGGGGCATCACTTTGGGGTGTATTCGCGCTTGGCAACTGGCCGGGTGTGACGAATAAAATTATCGGTTTTATTGCGTTAATTGTCATTTTAATCGGTGCACGTATGACTGTCTGGAGTGAGAAATCCGAAGCAACTGACAGCGGCAACTTACGCAAAGCGGTGATTATCTTATTGATTGGTGAAATCGGTTATTGGTTATATTCAGCGGCACCACAAGCGACAGATATCGGCGGTAAAAATGCCTTCTTACCGCAAGCTATCGGTATGTTGCTAGTAGCTGTGATTTATGGTTTGATGAATGTGAAAAAAGATAATCCATTTACCAATAAAATTACTTGGCTGCAAATTATTTCAGGCTTCTTCTTCGCCTTTGCCGCATTGACTTACTTAATTTCTGCACAACCTAATATGAATGGTTTAGCAACAGGCTTTATCCTGTCACAAACTTCTGTTGTATTAGCAACCTTAACAGGTATTTATTTCTTGAACCAACGCAAGACTTCTAAAGAAATGGTCATTACTGTGGTTGGTTTAATCCTTATTCTCGCAGCCGCAACAGTAACAGTCTTTATTAAATAA
- a CDS encoding 3-hydroxyacyl-CoA dehydrogenase/enoyl-CoA hydratase family protein, protein MTIRKVTVLGAGTMGAQLAAMLVNAGLKVKLLDIVIDENSPNKISKKAYEIITDKKRPLLFDLDLADNLSYGNFHEDLENDDADLYIEAVKEDLDIKHQVWQAVTKHAKADALFATNTSGIPINAIAKSFDSADKARFFGLHFFNPPRIMKLVEVIPTPETDPEAVEEVSDFATNILGKGVVIAHDVPGFVANRIGTHSMNDVMYRAEQQGFSIPEVDALTGKAIGRPKTGTYALTDLVGLDIAVSVIRGLQQDPDEAPFFQDAQLPNQLFEAGALGRKTKQGFYKKDKEKKQRLVYDPETGDYIPVEPPQLPILAEFTKDLKHNLDIIFNTDDKAGKFLWETLRNNFYYSAKNIPKAADDFRDIDRAIVWGFNWKLGPFQLWDLMGFDRVKARMEDELGDLPDWLNEVNGSFYEEGETIENVTPVSDFVDEEIWDNRDSKLSIANGNQLLLKLQSKNNVITDDFNDDLVEAIDMLENQDFSSMVIYADGNNFSVGANLYQMKKAYEENVVDETIAHAIEKLHYSFNRLKYSLKPVVTAVHGRALGGGCELVLYSPFVVAASETYIGLVEAGVGLLPSGGGLAEMADRILRTSHKADDKQASMSKVLMNIGFAKVSTNAYEAKRYGYLRDTDTIIFNKEKRIEIALKRAQFEADTNYIPTPKQQYIALGEDFRANAEGQLDAQVKGHFISEHDYNIALRIATVLAGGNLPRNTFVNQRYIQTLEKENFIELLKTKKTYERISHMLETGKPLRN, encoded by the coding sequence ATGACAATCAGAAAAGTAACCGTCTTAGGCGCTGGTACAATGGGCGCTCAATTGGCGGCAATGTTGGTCAATGCAGGTTTAAAAGTCAAACTTTTAGACATCGTAATAGATGAAAACAGTCCTAATAAAATTTCGAAAAAAGCTTATGAAATCATTACAGATAAGAAACGTCCCCTACTCTTCGATTTAGATTTAGCGGACAACCTATCTTATGGTAATTTCCATGAGGATTTAGAAAATGATGATGCGGATTTATATATCGAAGCCGTGAAAGAAGACTTAGATATCAAACACCAGGTGTGGCAAGCTGTCACAAAGCATGCGAAAGCAGATGCCCTCTTTGCGACAAACACTTCAGGTATTCCTATCAATGCTATCGCAAAGTCATTTGATTCAGCAGATAAAGCACGTTTCTTCGGGCTTCATTTCTTCAACCCGCCGCGCATCATGAAATTAGTTGAAGTGATACCTACCCCAGAAACAGATCCAGAGGCAGTTGAAGAAGTCAGCGATTTCGCAACTAACATCTTAGGAAAAGGTGTCGTGATTGCACATGATGTTCCTGGTTTCGTAGCCAATCGCATCGGTACCCATTCTATGAATGATGTCATGTATCGTGCAGAACAACAAGGCTTCTCGATTCCGGAAGTAGATGCGTTGACAGGTAAAGCCATCGGACGACCTAAAACCGGAACTTATGCACTGACAGATTTAGTCGGTTTAGATATTGCTGTTTCGGTTATCAGAGGTTTGCAGCAAGATCCAGATGAAGCACCTTTTTTCCAAGATGCGCAACTGCCGAATCAACTGTTTGAAGCAGGCGCTTTAGGTCGCAAGACAAAACAAGGTTTCTATAAAAAAGATAAAGAGAAGAAACAACGTCTGGTTTATGATCCAGAAACCGGCGATTATATTCCTGTCGAGCCGCCTCAATTACCGATCCTGGCAGAATTTACTAAAGACTTGAAACATAATTTAGATATTATCTTCAACACTGATGATAAAGCTGGCAAATTCTTATGGGAAACATTGCGTAATAACTTTTATTATTCAGCTAAAAACATTCCAAAAGCTGCTGATGATTTCAGAGATATCGACCGTGCCATCGTCTGGGGCTTCAACTGGAAACTCGGGCCTTTCCAACTATGGGACTTAATGGGCTTCGACCGTGTTAAAGCGCGTATGGAAGATGAACTCGGAGACTTGCCGGACTGGTTAAATGAAGTAAACGGCAGCTTCTATGAAGAAGGAGAAACGATTGAAAATGTCACACCCGTTTCTGATTTCGTAGACGAAGAAATCTGGGATAATCGAGATTCTAAATTATCTATCGCAAACGGCAATCAATTGTTACTGAAATTGCAAAGTAAGAACAATGTGATTACAGACGATTTCAATGATGATTTAGTAGAAGCGATTGATATGCTGGAAAATCAAGATTTCTCCAGTATGGTCATTTACGCAGACGGCAATAACTTCAGTGTTGGAGCCAACTTATATCAAATGAAGAAAGCCTATGAAGAGAATGTAGTAGATGAAACTATCGCCCATGCGATCGAGAAATTACATTACAGCTTCAACCGCTTAAAATACAGTTTGAAACCAGTCGTGACTGCAGTTCATGGACGTGCGCTCGGCGGAGGTTGCGAACTCGTTCTGTACTCTCCATTCGTTGTGGCTGCGAGTGAGACTTATATCGGATTAGTTGAAGCCGGCGTAGGATTACTGCCTAGCGGAGGCGGCTTAGCTGAAATGGCCGATCGCATCTTGCGTACCTCTCATAAAGCAGACGATAAACAAGCCAGCATGTCTAAAGTATTGATGAATATCGGATTTGCGAAAGTCTCTACTAATGCCTACGAAGCCAAACGCTACGGCTACTTAAGAGACACTGACACTATTATTTTCAACAAAGAAAAACGTATCGAAATCGCACTAAAACGCGCCCAATTCGAAGCAGATACCAACTACATTCCAACACCTAAACAGCAATACATTGCACTCGGTGAAGATTTCAGAGCCAACGCAGAAGGCCAGTTAGACGCACAAGTCAAAGGACACTTTATCAGCGAGCACGATTACAACATCGCATTGCGTATCGCCACCGTCCTAGCAGGCGGAAACTTGCCGCGCAATACTTTCGTTAACCAGCGCTACATTCAAACTTTGGAAAAAGAAAACTTTATAGAGTTGCTGAAAACGAAAAAGACCTACGAACGTATTAGTCACATGCTGGAAACAGGCAAACCATTACGCAACTGA
- a CDS encoding CoA-transferase: MKEIQWEDLKRLIKDGDVVAVSALTVSNLPAEILRNVLETYDETSSPKGLTFINANDISSMGMEPELDDFVERGMLSRIIMSIMTASPKTAQAITNNEIEAYFLPQGVIATHYRQTNSILPGVITKIGLNTTIDPRYKGGRTNTKTTEQLVSFLDIEGEDYLHYQLPPVNVALLRGTYADRQGNIYMTQEAHLGEGYSIALNAKSTRGTVVVQVKAIIDSQHLNPDDVFIPGALVDYVYVAGDSKHHRQLIQTHYHPIFSGEERTTERLDAPLPFNTRKIILRRAAQFLNQGDTISIGFGINNELSNLLHEENVEHQVQPVQDIGIFGGFIGSGKRFGMNANYDVRMRHDLTWDFIYNGGISVAYLSFAEIDQHGNVNVSYFGNRMNGCGGFIDISQSVQRIIFSGSLVARSQLNIKEGQLEVVKEGTTQKFIPEVNNIDFNASYAKTLNQEVFIVTDRAVFELRDAGLTIIEIAPGLNLEKDVLDQMGFKPLIAEDLKTMDHTMYQEQWGLLAQSIH; the protein is encoded by the coding sequence ATGAAAGAAATACAATGGGAAGATTTAAAGCGCCTTATCAAAGATGGGGATGTCGTTGCTGTATCAGCTTTGACAGTCTCAAACTTACCAGCTGAAATATTGCGTAATGTCTTGGAAACTTATGATGAAACCAGTTCTCCAAAGGGACTGACTTTTATCAATGCCAATGACATCAGCAGTATGGGGATGGAGCCGGAATTAGATGATTTCGTAGAACGGGGAATGCTTTCACGTATCATCATGAGTATTATGACAGCCTCACCTAAAACAGCTCAAGCTATCACGAATAATGAGATTGAAGCTTACTTCTTACCACAGGGAGTCATCGCTACACATTACCGTCAAACTAATTCAATCTTACCTGGGGTGATTACTAAGATTGGATTAAACACCACTATTGATCCACGCTACAAAGGTGGACGCACTAATACCAAGACGACTGAGCAGCTTGTCTCCTTCTTAGACATTGAAGGCGAAGATTATTTGCATTACCAACTGCCTCCAGTCAATGTTGCATTATTACGTGGCACTTATGCAGACCGACAAGGCAATATTTATATGACTCAAGAAGCACATTTGGGTGAAGGTTACAGCATTGCGCTTAACGCAAAGTCCACCCGTGGTACTGTTGTCGTTCAGGTTAAAGCCATTATAGATTCACAACATTTAAACCCTGATGATGTCTTTATACCTGGCGCACTCGTTGATTATGTTTATGTTGCCGGAGATTCCAAACATCACAGACAACTTATTCAGACACACTATCATCCTATTTTTTCCGGAGAAGAACGCACGACTGAACGTCTAGATGCGCCTCTTCCATTCAACACCAGAAAAATTATTTTACGCAGAGCAGCCCAATTTTTAAATCAAGGAGATACTATCAGCATTGGATTCGGCATTAACAATGAATTATCGAATTTATTACACGAAGAAAATGTCGAGCATCAAGTGCAACCTGTGCAAGATATCGGTATATTCGGAGGATTTATCGGCAGCGGCAAACGCTTTGGAATGAATGCTAATTACGATGTTCGTATGCGACATGATCTAACATGGGATTTCATTTATAATGGCGGTATTTCCGTCGCCTATCTCAGTTTTGCGGAAATTGACCAGCATGGCAATGTAAATGTTTCTTACTTCGGCAATCGGATGAATGGTTGCGGAGGATTTATCGACATCAGCCAATCTGTTCAGCGCATTATTTTTTCCGGAAGTTTAGTTGCTAGAAGTCAACTAAACATTAAAGAGGGTCAGTTAGAAGTTGTTAAAGAAGGTACCACTCAAAAGTTCATACCGGAAGTCAACAACATCGATTTTAATGCTTCCTATGCTAAAACTCTGAATCAAGAAGTCTTTATCGTAACTGATCGAGCCGTCTTTGAATTACGAGATGCAGGCTTAACTATCATAGAAATAGCACCTGGTCTTAATTTAGAAAAAGATGTACTCGATCAAATGGGCTTCAAACCTTTGATAGCAGAGGATTTGAAAACGATGGACCACACGATGTATCAAGAACAATGGGGATTATTAGCACAATCAATTCATTGA